ATTATTTATCAGTATTGTAATCCCATAAAATTGTaatatccttgagggcagggatcaggtctacagcTATCATACGCTTCCAAGTGGGCTaatgtagttctctgcacacagtaagtgatcaataaagacaactgattgattgatttggtaccATCTGAAACACTTGAGCCTCGTTGAGTTGGGATTATAACAAAAGGGATTAAAAATAATGCCAGGCCTTAAATTCTAATGTAATTTAAGTGAAAGGGACACATCACAAGGGATTCAATGTGCTCCCTAAACCTAAAACCCGTGGGCTATATATGCAAGTTGAATAAAGAACCAAGTCAGTGTGGCTGAAAGCTTCTTTTGAGTACTTACAAGGACAAGTGAAGACATGGTTATAGACAGCATCACACACTTTTGACAAACCATTGAAAAAGTCATTAAATAAAACTACAAAACTCCTCTATTCTTGGTTTAAAAAACATGATttaatttcttaattttttttaccaaaaagattttgaaaggaggggcAGTTTTGAGAACAGGAAAATCaatagccattaaaaaaaagaagtcacaTACAAGGTATGTACCACTGAGTCCTAGAAACCCCTCCCCAAAGTCAGTAGTGTTTCCCCAAGGAGAACAGTAGGTTAGAGTACCTAATAAGAGCACCACACCTCAGTCTTTTCAATAAAGAAATTAACTGGTAATTAAAAACACATTCAAGTCTCTTGCTATATGAATTCTGGCATATCCTGACTAGCATCAAGCTTGATCCCAGATTTGAAttttggaaggaaggagaagaatgtTTCAGGACAAAAATTTGACAGGGTTGAGTGAACAGGAGAGAGCGGACAGTTAGTCTGATGTAAGGGAACTGGAATTCAAACCGGATGTACCTCGGACGCAAATGGTTTTCTATTGGTTCAGAATAAGAGATAAGAGTTCTGGAACCACCTCCCCAAAGTCAGTAGCGTGGTTGGTCCTCAAGAGGACACTAGAGCACCTCACCTTGAGCCTTCTCAATAAAGAAATGAATCGGTCCATATGTTAGAGATGATAATCTTGCCCGGTGTGATGGAAATTTTACAATAGGAGACGGAAGCGGATTGGTCGATACATCTTTCTATTACCACCTCACTCTATTTGCAAATATGTACTTAGCAcctaatcccaggtttgccatCTCATTAGGCGGCAATTGCAATGCTGGAAAATTATGTGTAACACGTGACCACTGTAGTCGTGCACTTAAAGTGTCATGTTTTTTAGCTTGCACATCTGGCTCAACCATATTGGCCACATGATGAATATGGAAAAAGATATTACAATAAAATCCTTTTTTACTGGAGCTTTATTCACCCGCAAATAAAAGGCTTTGTTTGAATTCAGAACTTGATTCACAGTGGTGAATTCATAACCCGTAGCGTTACGCCAAAGGAATGGGGGAGCAAATTTCCAGTAATACTGTTTGAAATAATCCACATAAACCAAATCCTTTGTTACAAGAGTACTTCAGTTCACCGAGGCGGTTTTTAGTACTAGTGGAGGCACGAGGAATCTGGTCTCTCTGTCGACTGATTTAAAAACAGCGTACCCAGCGAGAGTTAAAACCATACAGCAGTTTAAATTAAAATCCTAAATTTCAAATTCCCTTTTATTGAAATATAAGTTTTAGTATATTTACACAAAACAgcttatgaacatatatacacagaAGGCAGACTGTCAAATAAAAaagtttttttaataaaaaaaagcaAAGTAAAGTGCATGAAATAAGAAATCTTTTCCCCCTATCTGGAGGCTATCATCACTGTCAAAATCTTGGTCAATTTAacccggggaggtggggagcaaAGGGGAGGAGTGGGGTAAGGGAGAAAAATCCATTCTCTCCCATTGGCTGTATTAAGTCTGTTCAGCATCGCAGCATTCAGGCCAGATGACAGCAGTAACAAACGAGTCGGACCAACTTAAAAGGATCGTAAGGCTTCCCGACACCAGAACGAAGGGTTTAGGGGGATCTTTTTTCGGCACACTCTCCTCCTGGCCATTTAACGGTGATGAGACCCGTCGGAACAAAGGAGGCGGAGCGGACGAGGACCGGCTCATCAACCGGCGAGCTGCACGGGAGACAGTGTGTGTGAGAGGCAGACACAATCCCACTTGGTTGCAGACTGGCTACACTCCGCTTCCCCGACCCACTCTCTGTAGTGGCCACCCCCTTGTAGAACGCGGGAAAAACGGAGCCACTCCCTGTAGTAGCCACCCCCTtatggaaggtggggaaaatggagcCCCTCCCTGTAGTGGCCACCCCCTTATAGAAAGCGGGGAAAAGGGAGCCACTCTCTGTAGTGGTCACCTCCTTGTAGAAAGCGGGGAAAAGGGAGTCACTCTCTGTAGTGGTCACCTCCTTGTAGAAAGCGGGGAAAAGGGAGCCACTCTCTGTAGTGGCCACCTCCTTGTAGAAAGCGGGGAAAAGGGAGTTACTCTCTGTAGTGGTCACCTCCTTGTAGAAAGCGGGGAAAAGGGAGCCACTCTCTGTAGTGGTCACCTCCTTGTAGAAAGCGGGGAAAAGGGAGCCACTCTCTGTGGTGGTCACCTCCTTGTAGAAAGCGGGGAAAAGGGAGCCACTCTCTGTGGTGGTCACCTCCTTGTAGAAAGCGGGGAAAAGGGAGCCACTCTCTGTGGTGGTCACCTCCTTGTAGAAAGCGGGGAAAAGGGAGCCACTCTCTGTGGTGGTCACCTCCTTGtagaaagtggggaaaagggagcCACTCTCTGTGGTGGTCACCTCCTTGTAGAAAGCGGGGAAAAGGGAGTCACTCTCTGTAGTGGTCACCTCCTTGTAGAAAGCGGGGAAAAGGGAGCCACTCTCTGTAGTGGTCACCTCCTTGTAGAAAGCGGGGAAAAGGGAGCCACTCTCTGTAGTGGTCACCTCCTTGTAGAAAGCAGGGAAAAGGGAGCCACTCTCTGTAGTGGTCACCTCCTTGTAGAAAGCGGGGAAAAGGGAGCCACTCTCTGTAGTGGTCACCTCCTTGTAGAAAGCGGGGAAAAGGGAGCCACTCTCTGTAGTGGTCACCTCCTTGTAAAACGCGGGGAAAAGGGAGCCACTCTGTAGTGGTCACCTCCTTGTAGAAAGCGGGGAAAAGGGAGCCACTCTCTGTCGTGACCAACCAACCCCTGTAGAGCACCGCAGCTTAATCCCAGCCCGGGGAAGGGGCCCGCTCTGGCGCTCCATCCCCAGGCCCTTTTAGAGGAGGGGCGAGAGATGCGCTTTTTAAGGCCGGCGCACGGTCGGACAACCGAGAAAGGTCCAGGGTGGGACCACGAGCCGGACGGGTTGGCGAGGCTGGGTCGgcggggtttttttggggggcctctccccccccccccccaccgcccgccccgcggctccgggcgggagggaagggggtcagaGGGCGCCGTCCTGGTCCCGGCAGCGCTTGATGTGGTCGGCGAGGAAGTGGAGGCGGCGCTGCAGGAGTCCGGCGTGGGGCTGGGCCAGCGCGGCCAGCTCGGGGAAGCGCGGTTCGTGGCGCCGGTAGAGGCGGAGCAGCTGCGCCGCGGCGTCCCGCCGCTCGTGCAGCTCCAGCACCCGCTGCACCGTCCGCTCCCGAAAGACGCAGACCGAGCGCAGCAGCGGCTCGTGGTACTTGTCCCACACGCCCACCAGCCGGTAGCCGTGCACCAGCCCCGCCTCGTTGTCGATGAAGACCAGGCCGCCCCCGGGGGCGCGGTGCAGGTTGCTGGTGGCCCGCTGCATGACCCGCGGGTCCCACTGCAGGCTGAAGAGGTTGCTGACCAGCCGGTCGAAGTTGGCCGTCAGGTAGTCGAAGACGATGAGGTCGGTCCACTGCACCAGCTCCACCAGCTCGGGCTGGCTGCGGTTGGCCAGCTCCCCCGCCCGCAGGGGCCGCAGGCGCCCGTCCTCGGAGCGCCAGGGCGCCGGGGCCACCACGTCCGTCAGGTTGGGCAGCCAGCGGGTCAGGCTGACCACGCTGCCCTCCGCCCAGTGGGCGCCCAGCAGCTCGTCCCGCACCGGCGCCCACTGCGCGCCCCGCGGCTCCACCCGCGCCAGGGCCAGCGGCGGCACGTGGCGCTGGAGCCCCAGCAGGCGGGCCAGGTAGTAGGACAGGGCCTCGCCCTGGATCTGCTCGGCGTTGATGCCGTAGCGCACACAGGCGCGGGTGCCGTCGGCGAAGCGGGCCAGCCGGTTGGAGCTGCGCCCGCAGCCGCCGCGCTCCAGGGCCACCACGCGGGCCGCCCGCGCCGCCTGCAGCCAGGCCGCCGCCTGGCCCTCCGAGAAGCCGCGGGGCACCTGCTCCTCCAGCCGCCGGCTCCAGAAGATGCCCCCGTGCaccgccgggggcccggcccgaggCGGCTCCGACGCccagggggcgggaggcggcccGTCCCCGCCGCCCGGCAGCGTCAGCAGCGCCCGGAAAGTTTTGGGGGCTcccggccgcggcggcggcggcggcggcggcggcggcaggaccggcccggAGAAGGAGCGCCGCTCCGCCCGCTGCGGGAGCCCGGACCACAGCGCTACGAGCGAGCCCAGCGCCACGAGCCACAGCCCCGCCGCCAAGGCGGCTCCCCGCATCTTGCTCCCcatgcgggccgggccgggccgccgctTCACACCGAGCCCGGGAgcgcgggggccggcggcggtcGGAGCCCGGCAGCGCGGCCGCTCCCCGGCTGCGGGCGCCTCTGCCCCATCGCCGCTGCGGGGCCGCCCCTCCTGCCGCTGCGGCTGCCggcaactcctctctctctctctctctctctctctctctcctcctctccgccgGCAACTCTCCcctcgcccgccgccccgccgctttTGTATTTCGCAGTGAAGACCCTCCGCCGGGCGCGATTCAGCGGCGCCCCGACCACGTGGGCCGGAGGGCGgaatcctccctccgcccccttccccgcttccTTAAAGCGGCCGCGGCTGCTTGCggcggaggaagggaaggaggcggggAAGGAAGACCGCTCGCCCCGCACGGGGACTCGGAGGAGCCGCCTGGCTCAAGGGAAATGAGAATAGTGGGGGGGGTACTTGgtcagcgctgactatgtgcggagcgctgtgctgagcgctgggggagatagaagggaagaatcacgttggtatttgttaagcgctgactacgtgcagaacgctggtcgaagcgttgggggagataaaggggaagaatcacgttggtatttgttcagcgctgactgtgtgcagagcgctgttctaagcgctgggggagatacaaggtaatcaggttgtcccacgtgaggatcacagttaatccctatttttatagaggaggtaattgaggcaccgagaagttaagtaatcagattgccccacgtgaggctcacagccttcatccccattttacaggtgagggaactgaggcactgagaagtgaagtgacttgcctgcggtcacatagctgaaagaccacgggctggggagtcggagggcatgggttctcatctcgactctgccgcttgtcagctgtgtgactttgggcacgtcacttaacccgattaccttgtgcctaccccagcgcttagaacagtgctcagcgtagcgcagtggaaagagcaggggcttgggagtcagagggcatgggttcgaatcccggctttgccacttgtcagcggtgggactttgggcaagtcacttcacttctctgtgcctcagttccctcatctgtaaaatggggatgaagaccgtgagtcccacgggggacaacctgattaccctgtatctaccccagcgtttagaacggtgctctgcacatagtaagcgcttaataaataccaacattattattcttctctgggcctcagttgcctcatctgtaaaatggggaggtagactgtgagccccacgtgggacaacctgatcactttgtatccccccagcgcttagaacagtgcttggcacacagcgcttaacaggtactaccatcattattattattagggagtccTACCCTCCATTtcgctctccgtctccccctcggtGCCCACCACCCCGCACCTGACCCCTCTggctctggccccggccccggccccggccccgaccttgGGGGTTGGGTTTGCATTAGATAATCCGTTGCCTATAGATAggcagcactcaacaaataccattgaatgaatgaatcactcttTGCCTTGGGTCTGGTCCACGCCTTAGGTAACTCCCCGGGAATTCTCCCGGAGCCACT
This portion of the Ornithorhynchus anatinus isolate Pmale09 chromosome 3, mOrnAna1.pri.v4, whole genome shotgun sequence genome encodes:
- the FJX1 gene encoding four-jointed box protein 1; amino-acid sequence: MGSKMRGAALAAGLWLVALGSLVALWSGLPQRAERRSFSGPVLPPPPPPPPPRPGAPKTFRALLTLPGGGDGPPPAPWASEPPRAGPPAVHGGIFWSRRLEEQVPRGFSEGQAAAWLQAARAARVVALERGGCGRSSNRLARFADGTRACVRYGINAEQIQGEALSYYLARLLGLQRHVPPLALARVEPRGAQWAPVRDELLGAHWAEGSVVSLTRWLPNLTDVVAPAPWRSEDGRLRPLRAGELANRSQPELVELVQWTDLIVFDYLTANFDRLVSNLFSLQWDPRVMQRATSNLHRAPGGGLVFIDNEAGLVHGYRLVGVWDKYHEPLLRSVCVFRERTVQRVLELHERRDAAAQLLRLYRRHEPRFPELAALAQPHAGLLQRRLHFLADHIKRCRDQDGAL